A region from the Tsuneonella mangrovi genome encodes:
- a CDS encoding SO2930 family diheme c-type cytochrome, protein MIRHAILGLALVTAAGAIAASPQHAQVNDAAILDPGLPRQLADFGFFADAPAQVPAARVTPYRLNTPLWSDGAEKLRFVYIPDGKQAHADGENLLDLPVGAALIKTFAFEKDGKRQLVETRVLLHRADGWLALPYLWNNAQTEARLAVAGARVPVTTPAGEQIDYRVPNKNQCKECHGLNGQVTPIGPKARNLSTAWLTRFHDAGLLDKVPQVSDPVPLWEDRAVVSAEAAARGYLEANCAHCHRPGATASNSGLDLRWEQTDPLSIGIYKHPVAAGRGAGDLLYDIVPGRPDQSILVHRMASTEPGVAMPELGRQTVDEAGLEAVERWIATMPKMDERAPAP, encoded by the coding sequence GTGATCCGCCACGCAATCCTCGGGCTCGCATTGGTGACTGCTGCGGGGGCGATCGCCGCTTCGCCGCAGCACGCGCAGGTCAACGATGCCGCTATCCTCGATCCCGGCCTGCCGCGCCAACTGGCCGATTTCGGCTTCTTCGCCGATGCGCCAGCGCAAGTTCCGGCGGCGCGGGTCACGCCTTATCGGCTTAACACGCCGCTGTGGTCCGACGGGGCGGAGAAGCTGCGGTTCGTCTATATCCCTGACGGAAAACAGGCCCATGCCGACGGCGAGAACCTGCTCGATCTCCCGGTCGGTGCGGCGTTGATCAAGACATTCGCGTTCGAAAAGGACGGCAAGCGCCAGCTGGTCGAGACACGCGTGCTGCTTCACCGGGCGGACGGCTGGCTCGCGCTGCCATACTTGTGGAACAACGCGCAGACCGAAGCGCGGCTTGCTGTTGCAGGAGCGCGGGTCCCGGTGACGACGCCTGCAGGTGAGCAGATCGACTACCGCGTGCCCAACAAGAACCAGTGCAAGGAATGTCACGGCCTCAACGGACAGGTCACGCCGATCGGCCCGAAGGCGCGCAACCTCTCTACCGCGTGGCTCACGCGGTTCCACGATGCGGGGCTGCTCGACAAGGTTCCGCAAGTCTCCGATCCGGTGCCGCTGTGGGAAGACCGTGCGGTGGTCTCTGCCGAAGCGGCGGCGCGCGGCTATCTCGAAGCCAACTGCGCGCATTGCCATCGGCCCGGCGCGACCGCATCGAATTCTGGCCTCGATTTGCGCTGGGAACAGACCGATCCGCTGTCGATCGGGATCTACAAGCACCCGGTCGCCGCGGGACGCGGTGCCGGCGACTTGCTCTACGACATCGTCCCCGGCAGGCCCGACCAGTCGATCCTCGTGCACCGCATGGCCAGTACCGAACCAGGGGTGGCGATGCCCGAGCTTGGCAGGCAGACCGTCGATGAAGCGGGGCTGGAAGCGGTCGAGCGGTGGATTGCCACGATGCCGAAAATGGACGAGCGCGCTCCTGCCCCTTAA
- a CDS encoding parallel beta-helix domain-containing protein, with protein MRMTCMTALALCAASPAYAATHEVAAGDGAAERLQEALIMSEPGDEVVLGPGRFELEDGLSLDVDGVTVRGAGMNATVLDFTGQKGAGEGLLVTSDNVTLRDFAIENPQGDGIKSKDADGIVYQRVRVTWTDGPKSTNGAYGIYPVESTGVLIEGCEVSGASDAGIYVGQSEKITVRNSIARENVAGIEIENSRDAIVERNLATGNTGGILVFDLPNLPKMGGGNVVVRENLVSSNTTANFAPKGNIVGGVPRGTGIMVMANEKVWVANNMIADNPTAGIVVVTYTKPFDDPRYNPYPRDVVIGPNLAHGNGKDPDLPGIAPVVQAFGGKLPTLLWDGLTQDANTPALYAAAGTPGWSLNLTKQGQSVADANPGPLNVPSADNPVDMGDIGAPASLEARLAT; from the coding sequence ATGAGGATGACCTGTATGACCGCGCTGGCGCTGTGCGCCGCGAGCCCCGCCTATGCCGCTACGCACGAGGTCGCCGCCGGGGACGGCGCGGCCGAACGATTGCAGGAGGCGCTTATAATGAGCGAACCGGGCGACGAGGTTGTGCTCGGCCCGGGCCGGTTCGAGCTCGAGGATGGTCTGAGCCTCGACGTCGACGGGGTGACGGTGCGCGGCGCGGGGATGAACGCCACGGTGCTCGACTTCACCGGCCAGAAGGGTGCGGGCGAAGGGCTGCTGGTCACGTCGGACAACGTGACCTTGCGCGATTTCGCGATCGAGAACCCCCAGGGCGACGGGATCAAGTCCAAGGATGCCGACGGGATCGTCTACCAGCGGGTCCGGGTGACGTGGACCGACGGGCCGAAATCGACCAACGGCGCTTACGGGATCTACCCGGTCGAAAGCACCGGTGTGCTGATCGAAGGGTGCGAAGTGTCGGGCGCGTCGGATGCGGGGATCTACGTCGGCCAGTCGGAGAAGATCACCGTGCGCAATTCGATCGCGCGCGAGAACGTCGCCGGAATCGAAATCGAGAACAGCCGTGACGCGATTGTCGAGCGCAACCTCGCGACCGGAAACACCGGGGGGATACTGGTGTTCGACCTGCCGAACCTGCCGAAGATGGGCGGCGGCAATGTCGTGGTGCGCGAGAACCTCGTCAGCAGCAATACCACAGCCAACTTCGCACCCAAGGGCAACATTGTTGGCGGGGTGCCGCGCGGCACCGGGATCATGGTGATGGCGAACGAGAAGGTGTGGGTCGCAAACAACATGATCGCCGACAACCCTACTGCAGGGATCGTCGTGGTGACCTACACCAAGCCGTTCGACGATCCGCGGTACAACCCGTATCCGCGCGACGTCGTGATCGGGCCGAACCTGGCGCACGGAAACGGCAAGGATCCCGACCTGCCGGGTATTGCTCCGGTGGTGCAAGCGTTCGGCGGAAAACTGCCGACGCTACTGTGGGACGGGCTGACACAGGATGCGAACACGCCTGCGCTCTATGCGGCGGCGGGCACGCCCGGCTGGTCGCTCAACCTCACGAAGCAGGGCCAGTCGGTGGCCGATGCCAACCCCGGCCCGCTGAATGTGCCTTCCGCCGACAACCCGGTCGACATGGGCGATATCGGCGCTCCGGCTTCGCTGGAGGCACGGCTCGCTACGTGA
- a CDS encoding NAD(P)(+) transhydrogenase (Re/Si-specific) subunit beta, with translation MIEHAAPPAWALLAYLASGVLFILALRGLSSPASSRAGNRYGMIGMTIAVVTTLVVHFPGGLYSGVGPSLPGSQPGSNETFAFVPDYTTALEILAAIAIGGSIGWFIARRIKMTDMPQLVAAFHSLVGMAAVLVGWAAYLNPSAFGITGLEGMIEPQSRVEMGLGIAIGAITFSGSVIAFLKLAGKMSGAPIILPARHVINLGTVAAILGLVAYFTQDQGLWVIGVITALAFIIGFLLIIPIGGADMPVVVSMLNSYSGWAAAAMGFTLHNTAMIITGALVGSSGAILSYIMCRAMNRSFISVIAGGFGADASSSGGGGGEQRPYKTGSAEDAAYMLEQAEKVIIIPGYGMAVAQAQHALREMADILKEKGVEVKYAIHPVAGRMPGHMNVLLAEANVPYDEVFELEDINSEFAQCDVAFIIGANDVVNPAAKTDKSSPIYGMPVFDVDKAKQVFFIKRSMGGVGYAGVDNDVFYMDQTMMLLSDAKKMVEEIVKALD, from the coding sequence GAGCCGCGCGGGCAACCGCTATGGCATGATTGGCATGACCATCGCGGTGGTGACGACGCTGGTGGTGCATTTTCCCGGAGGTCTGTATTCCGGTGTCGGCCCGTCGCTTCCGGGTTCGCAGCCTGGATCGAACGAAACCTTCGCGTTCGTTCCCGACTATACGACCGCACTCGAAATTCTCGCCGCCATCGCCATCGGCGGTTCGATTGGCTGGTTCATCGCCCGGCGAATCAAGATGACCGACATGCCGCAGCTGGTTGCTGCATTCCACTCGCTTGTGGGCATGGCCGCGGTGCTGGTCGGCTGGGCGGCCTACCTCAACCCCTCGGCATTCGGAATTACCGGCCTTGAAGGCATGATCGAACCGCAGAGCCGGGTGGAAATGGGCCTCGGCATTGCCATCGGTGCGATCACCTTCTCCGGTTCGGTCATCGCGTTCCTCAAGCTTGCGGGGAAGATGAGCGGCGCGCCGATCATCCTCCCCGCGCGGCATGTGATCAACCTCGGCACGGTGGCGGCGATCCTCGGGCTGGTGGCGTATTTCACGCAGGACCAGGGCCTGTGGGTGATCGGCGTGATCACCGCGCTTGCATTCATTATCGGCTTCCTGCTCATCATCCCGATCGGCGGGGCCGACATGCCGGTCGTGGTATCGATGCTCAACTCGTACTCGGGCTGGGCGGCAGCAGCGATGGGCTTCACGCTGCACAACACCGCGATGATCATCACCGGCGCGCTGGTCGGCTCCTCGGGCGCAATCCTCAGCTACATCATGTGCCGCGCGATGAACCGCAGCTTCATCTCGGTCATCGCGGGCGGGTTCGGGGCCGACGCCTCGTCGTCCGGCGGCGGTGGCGGCGAACAGCGCCCCTACAAGACCGGCAGCGCGGAAGACGCGGCCTACATGCTCGAACAGGCCGAGAAGGTCATCATCATCCCCGGATACGGCATGGCGGTGGCGCAGGCGCAGCACGCACTGCGCGAGATGGCCGACATCCTCAAGGAGAAGGGTGTCGAGGTGAAGTACGCGATCCACCCGGTCGCGGGGCGCATGCCGGGGCACATGAACGTGCTGCTGGCCGAAGCCAACGTGCCGTACGACGAAGTGTTCGAACTGGAAGACATCAACTCCGAGTTCGCCCAGTGCGACGTTGCCTTCATCATCGGCGCGAACGACGTGGTCAATCCGGCGGCCAAGACCGACAAGAGCTCGCCGATCTATGGCATGCCGGTGTTCGACGTCGACAAGGCCAAGCAGGTGTTCTTCATCAAACGCAGCATGGGCGGCGTGGGCTATGCCGGCGTCGACAACGACGTATTCTACATGGACCAGACGATGATGCTGCTCAGCGACGCCAAGAAGATGGTCGAGGAGATCGTCAAGGCGCTCGACTGA